A segment of the Streptomyces sp. L2 genome:
GAACCTCGACAAGTGCATCGGCTGCCACACCTGTTCGGTCACCTGCAAACAGACGTGGACCAATCGCAAGGGCACCGAATACGCCTGGTTCAACAACGTCGAGACCCGCCCCGGGCAGGGCTATCCGCGCGGTCACGAGGACCAGGAGAAGTGGCGGGGCGGCTGGCGCCTGGGCACCCGGGGCGGCCTGGTGCCGCGCTCCGGCGGCCGGGCCCGGCGCCTGGCCCGCCTCTTCGCCAACCCCGAACTGCCATCCCTGGCCGACTACTACGAGCCGTGGACGTACGACTACGACACCCTGATCTCGGCCCCGCTCGGCGACGACCTGCCCACCGCCCGGCCCCGCTCCCTCGTCGACGGCCGCCCCACCGACATCACCTGGGGCCCCAACTGGGACGACGACCTCGGCGGCGGCCCGGAGCACCTCTCGGCCGACCCGGTGCTGAAGAAGATGAGCGAACGGGTCCAACTGGACTACGAGCAGGCGTTCATGTTCCACCTGCCCCGGATCTGCGAACACTGCCTCAACCCGTCCTGCGTGGCCGTGTGCCCCTCCGGGGCCCTCTACAAGCGGGTCGAGGACGGCATCGTCCTGGTCGACCAGGACCGCTGCCGGGGCTGGCGGATGTGCGTGAGCGGCTGCCCGTACAAGAAGGTCTACTTCAACCACGCCACCGGCAAGGCCGAGAAGTGCACCTTCTGCTACCCGCGCATCGAGGCGGGCGAGCCCACCGTGTGCTCGGAGACCTGCGTGGGCCGGCTGCGCTACCTGGGCGTGATGCTGTACGACGCCGACAAGGTGGGCGAGGCCGCCTCCGTACCGGACGAACAGCGGCTCTACCAGGCCCAGTTGGAGTGCTTCCTCGATCCCCACGACCCCGAGGTGGTGCGGGCGGCCGAGGAGTCGGGCATCCCGCACGACTGGATCACGGCGGCCCGCCGCTCCCCCGTCCGGGACCTGATCACGAGATACCGGGTCGCGCTGCCGCTGCACCCGGAGTACCGGACGATGCCCATGGTCTGGTACGTCCCGCCGCTCTCCCCCGTCGTCGACGCGCTCACCGGCAGCGGCCACGACGGGGAGCACCCCGCCCCGCTGTTCGGCGCGATCGACGCGCTGCGCATCCCGCTGGAGTACCTGGCGGGGCTGTTCACGGCCGGGGACACCGCCCCGGTGGAGGCAGCCCTGTGCCGGCTGGCCGCGATGCGCGCCCACATGCGGCGCGTCAACCTCGGTGAGGAACGCGACCCCGCGATCGCCCGGGGTGTCGGCCTGGACGAGAGCGACCTGGAGGCGATGTACCGGCTGCTGGCGCTCGCCAAGTACGAGGAGCGGTACGTCGTCCCGACCACCTATGTGGCTGGCGCGGGCGGGACACCGGGCGCGGACGCGGGCTGCAGTCTCGACCACGACGGCGGGCCCGGCATGTACGGCGCCGGCGGTGTGGACGGCGTCGAGGGCTTCCACGCCCCGCCCGTCGCCGTCGCGTCGGCCGCACCGGACGGCCGGTCGCTGCGCGGCCGGGTCAACCTGCTCAACTGGAACGGCCGCGGCCGTCCCAGCGGGCTCTTCCCAGAGGGGACGGGCGACGCACGGTGAACCACCGGCACCGGGCGGTGCACCAGGCCGCCTCCCTGCTCCTCGACTACCCCGGCGAGGGCTGGCCGGAGCGGCGCGACCGGGTGGCCGCGGCCCTCGGGACGCTGCCGGGCCCGGAGACGGAGCCCCTGCTGGCGTTCTGCCGGGCCACCGAGGCCGTCGCCCCGCTCGACCTCGCGGCCCGCTACGTCACCACGTTCGACCGCACCCGCCGCCGCACCCTCCACCTCACCCACTACAC
Coding sequences within it:
- the narH gene encoding nitrate reductase subunit beta, with the translated sequence MRVMSQIAMVMNLDKCIGCHTCSVTCKQTWTNRKGTEYAWFNNVETRPGQGYPRGHEDQEKWRGGWRLGTRGGLVPRSGGRARRLARLFANPELPSLADYYEPWTYDYDTLISAPLGDDLPTARPRSLVDGRPTDITWGPNWDDDLGGGPEHLSADPVLKKMSERVQLDYEQAFMFHLPRICEHCLNPSCVAVCPSGALYKRVEDGIVLVDQDRCRGWRMCVSGCPYKKVYFNHATGKAEKCTFCYPRIEAGEPTVCSETCVGRLRYLGVMLYDADKVGEAASVPDEQRLYQAQLECFLDPHDPEVVRAAEESGIPHDWITAARRSPVRDLITRYRVALPLHPEYRTMPMVWYVPPLSPVVDALTGSGHDGEHPAPLFGAIDALRIPLEYLAGLFTAGDTAPVEAALCRLAAMRAHMRRVNLGEERDPAIARGVGLDESDLEAMYRLLALAKYEERYVVPTTYVAGAGGTPGADAGCSLDHDGGPGMYGAGGVDGVEGFHAPPVAVASAAPDGRSLRGRVNLLNWNGRGRPSGLFPEGTGDAR